Proteins co-encoded in one Clarias gariepinus isolate MV-2021 ecotype Netherlands chromosome 13, CGAR_prim_01v2, whole genome shotgun sequence genomic window:
- the txlnbb gene encoding taxilin beta b produces the protein METCSQPAEEQTLNSDPTLDVTPDLTEDLNKQLEELISYYEAAEKQDENDEMEEEGVTEMKESRKAKDPRLEKKMLKSLGKEAMLLMQSLNKLGSPEQKLEALIKKHAELLEEYRSDHKQLKMLQKKLLQVMKEKDQLQSEHSRAVLARSKLEGLCRELQRHNKTLKEETLQRCREDDLKRKEITTHFQNTLADIQTQIEEHSNRNNKLCQENSDLAEKLKGLIAKYDQREANLEKVFKHRDLQQKLLETKLAQANAVLKDAQEKHKLERAHLLKQTAEAKLQVTLMKEQETDMKAQLSVYSEKFEEFKGAVSNSSGVYSSFKQDIDKMAKKMKKLEKEASSWKSRFDGCNKTLLEMVADKAVKEKEFELFTLKIQKLENLCRALQEERKSLYQKLQENQPPGAAEDKATKVDVAEEIKDMHQAAEKHEEALTEPSGTATHLTKELENLKLEKCRLEEVAKTFKISHVHEQADLPVEGSEVLEHSQSLEESQETAENHLEEEIMPSTETLSDKNQEIRDKEMETVD, from the exons ATGGAGACCTGTAGCCAACCTGCAGAGGAACAGACCCTTAACAGTGACCCTACTCTGGATGTTACCCCTGATCTCACTGAGGACCTGAATAAGCAATTAGAGGAACTTATCAGTTATTATGAGGCAGCTGAGAAGCAGGATGAGAATGATGAGATGGAGGAAGAGGGCGTCACAGAAATGAAAGAGTCTAGAAAAGCCAAGGACCCTAGActagaaaagaaaatgttaaaaagccTTG GGAAGGAGGCCATGCTCCTTATGCAAAGCCTAAACAAGCTTGGTAGTCCTGAGCAGAAACTGGAAGCTCTTATAAAAAAGCACGCAGAGCTG CTGGAGGAGTACCGCTCAGATCATAAGCAGTTGAAGATGCTACAGAAAAAACTGCTGCAGGTTATGAAGGAGAAAGATCAGCTGCAGAGTGAGCACAGTAGAGCAGTGCTGGCACGGAGTAAACTTGAGGGGCTTTGCAGAGAGCTGCAGAGACACAACAAGACACTCAAG GAGGAGACCCTTCAGCGATGCCGTGAGGATGATTTGAAGAGGAAGGAGATCACTACTCACTTTCAGAACACACTTGCAGACATCCAGACCCAAATTGAGGAGCACAGCAACCGCAACAACAAACTGTGCCAGGAGAACAGTGACTTGGCAGAGAAACTCAAAGGCCTTATTGCTAAATATGACCAGCGAGAGGCG AACCTTGAGAAAGTCTTCAAGCACAGAGACCTACAACAGAAACTGTTGGAGACCAAACTTGCTCAGGCAAATGCAGTGCTGAAAGATGCTCAAGAGAAGCACAAGCTGGAGAGAGCACAT TTACTGAAGCAAACTGCTGAAGCCAAACTACAAGTGACACTCATGAAAGAGCAAGAAACTGACATGAAGGCCCAG CTTTCTGTGTATTCTGAGAAGTTTGAAGAATTTAAAGGAGCTGTGTCAAATAGCAGTGGAGTTTATTCCAGCTTCAAGCAAGACATAGATAAA ATGGCAAAAAAGATGAAGAAGCTAGAAAAGGAGGCCAGTTCATGGAAGTCACGCTTTGATGGCTGCAATAAAACTCTTCTTGAAATGGTTGCAGAT AAAGCAGTGAAGGAAAAAGAGTTTGAGCTTTtcactttaaaaatacaaaagttgGAGAATCTCTGCAGAGCATtacaggaagagagaaagagcctCTACCAGAAACTGCAAGAAAACCAACCACCTGGAGCTGCAGAAGACAAAGCAACAAAAGTGGACGTAGCAGAAGAAATAAAAGACATGCATCAGGCAGCAGAGAAGCATGAAGAAGCACTAACTGAACCCTCTGGCACTGCAACACATCTTACTAAAGAGCTAGAGAATCTGAAGCTGGAAAAGTGCAGACTTGAGGAGGTGGCAAAAACGTTTAAAATTTCTCATGTTCACGAGCAGGCAGATCTCCCAGTAGAAGGTAGTGAGGTTTTAGAACACTCTCAGAGCTTAGAAGAGTCTCAAGAAACTGCAGAGAATCACCTTGAGGAAGAGATTATGCCATCCACAGAAACACTGTCTGATAAAAATCAAGAGATTAGAGACAAAGAGATGGAAACTGTTGACTAG
- the LOC128535887 gene encoding transcriptional-regulating factor 1 produces MTENLYAINDLTNGSNSLTVARPCYPIHNTTSLQPSPMSPHVNQKYMPSPTTPQNELSPLLHDEGPWEHNQLEKSAPSMLNETMNAHAVFPFSIGETLHGLDSFSKAFSLKNTNTVFNNCVGEKNSEDNHVSEMLLSPQRGMPSAGSAREPFSPVTMQSQSQQCHNQLIPHPIDNQSITHNPYQSHQQYYGYQQHKPQLRENNSMPMYKAPLSQSQYLLQQQGNQIHQQQFSSYSLSQQKQEMRLDVQEGHKSVGSPTDSYTEDYKASEQTVFQSSLHTSHYPGSQSFLTPSNQCDLYLHQQANEPSQSFTLKQNTSFDNHLGSVELMPGFSNQKEQVYMDLNYHHKQEDFYNSHYQSVGSGGNQPAQSQALRGGILHHLNSYRPPCGQMRSSDFQEDQNLPYYRMEAPRTEGAKTKLKCILCHREFKSLPALNGHMRSHGGFRTCPSALKTTDEQIQLSKDPNDPMVLPVSVPVKDYSVPSRHPSNFQKHLRHNDMNDSDESHTQRQNILTSRAKSSAGVGECTVKQEKKRYRHCLVPLVISSCGEGVESRGPVLFQSQLRSPGSCGDGIPYTPPPMLSPVRPGSGLFNSVNAGFPCTGEQMVPRVRLCKDNEKRDCNMTSDSGDKSSNVKPRINIGPDFQADIPDIQRRSKVAEDIHKANLLWTPCYLDTPEKQQRVDNLLKMACSSVLPGGGTNTEYTLHCLFECSGDVMTTLEKLLSLTALKHVSSLHTNYHYAGSDKWTLQEKRQLNKGLLIHNKDFHLIQKMVKTKSVAQCVEYYYTWKEKLRLGKRFSTGPVTPGQTKENRGHLKEGNTRQPANETKSKTGVTECSELSDNVGAAFVCEVPRSGLMFNGNEWNQSNIGGMCNSPAEYNRPKSAQNFALGSVKSSPSNSSTSGDTESNLIFPCTECGKVFLKVKSRNAHMKTHRQTDDTQLWQLHSLAEQENNIVTPASPTVGLLQLPLTPHSISCSNNGDMNQ; encoded by the exons ATGACAGAGAACCTATATGCGATTAATGACCTAACTAATGGCAGTAACAGTTTAACTGTTGCAAGACCTTGTTATCCTATACATAATACAACCTCTTTACAACCATCACCAATGTCTCCACATGTTAACCAAAAGTATATGCCATCCCCTACCACTCCACAAAATGAACTTTCGCCATTACTACATGACGAAGGACCTTGGGAGCATAATCAACTTGAGAAATCTGCACCTTCCATGTTAAATGAGACTATGAATGCTCATGCTGTTTTTCCCTTTAGCATTGGTGAAACTTTACATGGACTGGATTCCTTTTCCAAggccttttctttaaaaaacacaaatactgtTTTTAATAACTGTGTAGGTGAAAAGAATTCAGAAGACAATCATGTGTCAGAGATGTTACTGTCACCACAGAGAGGAATGCCTTCAGCTGGCTCAGCTAGAGAGCCCTTTAGTCCTGTAACCATGCAGAGTCAGTCACAGCAGTGCCATAATCAGCTAATTCCTCATCCCATTGATAATCAAAGTATTACTCATAATCCCTACCAAAGCCACCAGCAATATTATGGATATCAACAGCACAAACCACAGCTGAGGGAGAACAATTCAATGCCGATGTACAAGGCACCTTTGTCTCAGAGCCAGTATCTCCTCCAGCAGCAAGGAAATCAAATCCACCAGCAGCAGTTTTCATCTTATTCATTATCCCAACAAAAGCAGGAAATGCGACTGGATGTTCAGGAGGGCCACAAGTCTGTTGGATCACCAACCGATAGCTACACTGAGGACTATAAAGCGTCTGAACAAACAGTTTTCCAGTCAAGTCTACACACTTCCCATTACCCAGGGTCACAGAGTTTTCTTACACCTTCCAACCAATGTGATCTCTATTTGCACCAGCAGGCTAATGAGCCATCACAATCATTCACTTTGAAGCAAAATACTTCTTTTGACAATCACTTAGGATCAGTTGAACTTATGCCAGGATTTTCCAATCAAAAGGAACAGGTTTATATGGATTTAAACTACCACCACAAACAGGAAGATTTCTATAACTCTCATTATCAAAGTGTGGGGTCAGGGGGCAATCAACCTGCCCAGTCACAAGCTCTGAGAGGAGGAATACTTCATCATCTTAACTCTTACAGGCCACCATGTGGACAG ATGCGCTCATCAGATTTTCAAGAGGACCAAAATCTGCCCTACTACAG GATGGAAGCACCTAGGACTGAAGGGGCAAAAACAAAGCTGAAATGCATTTTATGTCACCGGGAGTTTAAGAGCTTGCCAGCTCTTAATGGCCACATGCGTTCCCATGGAGGATTCAGGACGTGTCCTTCAGCACTCAAAACT ACTGATGAACAAATTCAGCTATCTAAAGATCCAAATGACCCTATGGTGCTCCCTGTGTCTGTTCCTGTAAAGGATTACTCAGTTCCCTCCAGGCATCCGAGTAACTTTCAGAAACATCTAAGACATAATGATATGAATGACTCAGATGAAAGTCATACACAGCGACAAAACATTCTCACTTCACGT GCAAAGAGTTCAGCAGGAGTTGGAGAATGTACAGTGAagcaagagaaaaagagatatCGCCATTGCCTGGTGCCACTTGTAATTTCCTCATGTGGCGAAGGAGTTGAGTCCAGAGGGCCGGTGCTTTTCCAGAGCCAGCTGCGTTCACCAGGCAGCTGTGGGGATGGCATCCCATACACTCCCCCACCGATGCTCAGCCCTGTACGTCCAGGCTCTGGACTTTTCAATAGCGTTAATGCAGGGTTCCCATGCACAGGAGAACAGATGGTTCCACGGGTTCGCTTGTGCAAGGACA ATGAAAAACGTGACTGCAATATGACATCAGATTCAGGAGATAAATCAAGTAACGTTAAACC gCGGATCAACATTGGTCCCGATTTTCAAGCAGACATTCCAGATATTCAGCGTCGTTCTAAAGTGGCAGAGGACATCCATAAGGCTAATCTTTTGTGGACACCCTGCTATTTGGATACCCCTGAAAAGCAACAGAGAG TTGATAATCTCCTGAAGATGGCATGTTCCAGTGTGCTTCCTGGAGGAGGAACAAACACAGAATACACCCTTCATTGTCTTTTTGAGTGTAGTGGCGATGTCATG ACTACCCTGGAGAAACTCCTCTCATTGACAGCACTTAAACATGTATCCAGCCTTCACACAAATTACCATTATGCTG GATCGGATAAATGGACCCTGCAAGAAAAGAGACAACTGAACAAGGGCCTATTAATTCACAACAAAGATTTTCACCTAATTCAGAAAATG GTGAAGACAAAGTCAGTAGCTCAGTGTGTCGAGTATTACTACACATGGAAGGAGAAACTTCGACTTGGCAAGAGATTTAGCACAGGTCCGGTAACTCCAGGCCAAACGAAAGAG AATAGGGGGCATTTGAAGGAGGGCAACACCAGACAACCTGCAAATGAAACAAAGAGCAAAACTGGAGTGACAGAATGTTCTGAATTGTCTGACAATGTCGGTGCTGCATTTGTTTGTGAAGTACCCAGATCTGGTCTT ATGTTTAATGGAAATGAATGGAACCAAAGTAATATAGGTGGGATGTGTAATTCTCCGGCTGAATATAACAGACCCAAATCGGCTCAGAACTTTGCTCTCGGCTCAGTTAAAAGCTCACCATCAAACAGTTCAACAAGTGGAGACACTGAATCAAATCTTATCTTCCCCTGCACTGAATGTGGAAA AGTGTTTCTTAAGGTGAAAAGTCGCAATGCTCACATGAAGACACATCGGCAAACGGATGATACACAGCTTTGGCAGCTTCATAGCCTTGCCGAACAGGAAAACAATATAGTGACACCTGCCAGCCCAACTGTTGGACTACTTCAGCTACCCCTAACTCCTCATTCTATCTCTTGTAGCAATAATGGAGACATGAACCAATAA
- the dusp23b gene encoding dual specificity protein phosphatase 23b translates to MAGAQPPNFSWVEPHKLAGLGMPRMPAHYEFLLNNGIKHLITLSERKPPYHDTCPALTLHHIRIHDFCAPTFDQIKRFLSIVEEANSKGEGVAVHCLHGFGRTGTMLACYLVKSRKISGIDAIKEIRQIRRGSIETQEQEQMIVQFYQQNKC, encoded by the exons ATGGCAGGTGCTCAACCTCCCAACTTTTCTTGGGTTGAACCACATAAATTAGCTGGACTGGGGATGCCAAGGATGCCTGCCCATTATGAGTTTCTACTAAATAATGGAATCAAACACTTAATCACTTTGTCTGAAAGAAAGCCCCCATATCATGATACTTGTCCAGCGCTCACATTGCATCACATTAGAATTCATGACTTCTGTGCTCCAACCTTTGATCAAATCAAGCGGTTCTTGTCCATCGTAGAGGAGGCCAATTCAAAAGGAGAG gggGTTGCAGTGCACTGTTTGCATGGCTTTGGAAGAACTGGTACTATGCTGGCCTGCTATTTGGTGAAGAGCAGAAAAATCAGTGGGATTGATGCTATTAAGGAAATTAGACAGATTCGTCGTGGGTCTATTGAAACTCAGGAACAGGAGCAAATGATAGTACAGTTCTATCagcaaaataaatgttga